One genomic region from Corvus hawaiiensis isolate bCorHaw1 chromosome 28, bCorHaw1.pri.cur, whole genome shotgun sequence encodes:
- the SUGP2 gene encoding SURP and G-patch domain-containing protein 2 isoform X1 — MASRRITRETFEAVVQDKVKRYRMERSDAAGDTIHHFKAHSRPLPRPRYNQSFHDDGRFPHDNSQHEDWSEDPREDYPREDYPGPSYRPASPLLRKENYFHEQFGRPTPREREFGRDYGRPASQNREYGRAAAQTREYGHPAPHNREYGHQNREYGRERDYGGLAPHEQDYGPSDSWEASGPHEPDFSSSDILGDFRSPGLMEEEYGSVENQEYEVEFGAPDSEFRPPLRRGGVGRGRILRGKRLTRGVVKAKVFKGDIKAPLKKWNMKKPQPGLDPKPLDQPLEAAEHPSQRPVPLQQHPNPKLPPRPLAAQRPILRLPKPAHVFRNLNFDLVDKSDIFSTFGIEIIKWAGFHAIKNDAEFSRLFGALFELETETCAKMLASFKCSLRPEHRDYCFFTIKSLQHAALKTPKVDNEFLNMLLDKGAVKTKNCFFEIIKPFDKYIMRLQDRLLKGVTPLLMACNAYELSIKTNGFGNPREMANAFETTVSLCRKSLALLGQTFALASVFRQEKILEAVGLQEMAPAPTLFPNFDDSTLFGREYIENLKAWLEKSGYPIQMKKPEPESTEQLKAPCPDTKAPQRADRKVVDTIEQLVTSIVSGTLSAKDRNAQKNCPEYWFLSDEDSLEYKYYRLRLSEVQRRTVGGEGAAPESLRAMLYARKVASIKRRLFKRKKLGILPPRGTRARKVRRATTGTQTVLSAGTVLKHQDKHLPGSIQAKISVPDSSLSQQSPALDATSASQAATSSEVSVPAEGKADPEDLSPSPELFPPLASQFPDVDAKTMETAEKLAKFVAQVGPEIEQFSIDNSADNPDLWFLQDQNSSAFKFYRMKVYELCPSINFSAEAAEAGESAKAAERTLEMSEEEEEEEEEEEEEEDNEEEAEFEEETSQPLEETEGEEEDVPAGRSVANLEEELVSRAGEEIAGGEMQLSSPSDGAVPNLSTQAPPPAPGARFPRKRISSKSLKVGMIPASKRICLIEEPKVHEPVRIAYDRPRGCPVTKKKKKPKDLEFSHKRLTPRNVGFQMLQKMGWQEGHGLGTRGRGIREPVQVYVRAAGKIWDAPIPPWQGFYPTGLSPGSPCCSIKHINYKENSAMLQV, encoded by the exons cTCACTCCAGgccgctgccccggccccgctaCAACCAGAGCTTCCACGACGACGGGAGGTTCCCTCACGACAACTCCCAGCACGAGGACTGGAGCGAGGATCCCAGGGAAGATTATCCGAGGGAAGACTATCCTGGCCCTTCCTACAGACCCGCCAGCCCTCTGCTCCGcaaggaaaattatttccacGAACAATTCGGCCGCCCCACGCCCCGGGAGCGGGAATTCGGCCGGGATTATGGGCGTCCCGCTTCCCAAAACCGGGAATACGGGCGTGCAGCTGCCCAAACCAGGGAATATGGGCACCCTGCTCCCCACAACCGGGAGTATGGACACCAAAACCGGGAATATGGGCGGGAGAGGGACTATGGGGGCCTGGCACCTCACGAGCAGGACTACGGCCCCTCGGATTCCTGGGAAGCCAGCGGGCCACACGAACCTGATTTTAGCTCCTCGGATATTTTAGGGGATTTCAGGTCGCCAGGGCTCATGGAAGAGGAATATGGCAGCGTGGAGAACCAGGAATACGAGGTGGAGTTCGGGGCGCCGGACAGCGAATTCCGGCCCCCGCTGCGGAGGGGAGGCGTGGGCAGGGGGAGGATCCTGAGGGGCAAGCGCCTCACCAGGGGGGTGGTGAAGGCAAAAGTGTTCAAAGGAGACATCAAAGCTCCCCTCAAGAAGTGGAACATGAAAAAGCCACAGCCAGGCCTCGATCCCAAACCGCTGGATCAGCCTCTGGAAGCTGCTGAACACCCCAGCCAGAGGCCGGtgcccctccagcagcaccccaacCCCAAGCTGCCCCCACGCCCTCTGGCAGCCCAGAGACCCATCCTGAGGCTGCCGAAGCCTGCCCACGTGTTCAGGAACCTCAATTTTGACCTGGTGGATAAATCTGACATTTTTTCCACCTTCGGCATCGAAATCATCAAGTGGGCCGGGTTCCACGCCATCAAAAACGACGCCGAGTTCTCGCGGCTCTTCGGGGCCCTCTTCGAGCTGGAGACTGAGACCTGTGCCAAAATGTTGGCCTCCTTCAAGTGCTCCCTGAGGCCAGAGCACAGAGATTATTGTTTCTTCACCATCAAGAGTTTACAGCACGCCGCCCTGAAAACCCCCAAGGTGGACAACGAGTTCTTGAACATGCTGCTGGACAAGGGGGCGGTGAAAACCAAGAATTGTTTCTTTGAGATCATCAAACCTTTTGATAAATACATCATGAGGCTCCAGGACCGCCTCCTCAAGGGGGTCACCCCACTGCTGATGGCCTGCAATGCCTATGAGCTGAGCATTAAAACCAATGGGTTTGGCAATCCCAGAGAAATGGCCAATGCTTTCGAGACCACTGTGTCCCTCTGTCGTAaatccctggccctgctggggcagACCTTTGCTCTGGCCTCTGTTTTCAGGCAGGAGAAAATCCTGGAGGCTGTGGGGCTCCAGGAGATGGCTCCAGCACCGACATTATTCCCAAATTTTGATGATTCGACGCTGTTTGGGAGGGAGTACATTGAGAACTTGAAGGCTTGGTTGGAGAAGAGTGGATACCCGATCCAGATGAAAAAACCAGAGCCAGAATCCACGGAGCAGCTCAAAGCACCCTGCCCTGACACCAAAG CCCCACAACGAGCTGACAGGAAAGTTGTGGACACAATCGAGCAGCTGGTGACCAGCATCGTGTCAGGAACTTTGTCTGCCAAAGACAGGAATGCTCAGAAGAACTGTCCCGAATATTG GTTCCTGTCTGACGAGGACAGTCTGGAGTACAAATATTACAGGCTGAGGCTGTCAGAGGTGCAGAGAAGGACCGtgggtggggagggagctgctccGGAGTCCCTCCGGGCCATGCTCTACGCCAGGAAAGTCGCCAGCATTAAAAGGAGGcttttcaagaggaaaaaacttGGAATTCTCCCACCCCGTGGCACCAGGGCGAGGAAGGTGAGGAGAGCAACCACAGGCACCCAGACTGTGCTGTCAGCTGGGACAGTGCTGAAGCACCAAGACAAACATCTTCCAGGTTCAATCCAGGCAAAGATTTCCGTGCCAGattccagcctgtcccagcagagccctgccctCGACGCCACCTCAGCCTCCCAAGCTGCCACCAGCTCCGAGGtttctgtgccagcagagggaaaagcagatCCTGAGGATTTATCACCATCACCAGAGCTTTTCCCACCGTTGGCCTCTCAGTTTCCTGATG TGGATGCCAAAACCATGGAAACTGCAGAGAAACTCGCCAAGTTTGTGGCTCAGGTAGGACCAGAAATCGAGCAGTTCAGCATAGACAACAGTGCAGATAACCCCGACCTCTG GTTTCTCCAGGATCAAAACAGCTCCGCTTTCAAGTTCTACAGAATGAAAGTTTATGAGTTGTGCCCCTCCATCAACTtcagtgctgaggcagctgaggCTGGAGAAAGTGCTAAAGCTGCAGAGAGAACCCTGGAGATgtcagaagaggaagaggaggaggaggaagaagaagaagaggaagaagacaaCGAGGAGGAAGCTGAGTTTGAGGAGGAAACCTCCCAACCTCTGGAAGAAAcggagggggaagaggaggacgTGCCAGCAGGTAGAAGTGTGGCAAACCTAGAGGAAGAGCTGGTttccagagcaggagaggaaattGCAGGAGGTGAaatgcagctttccagcccctctgatGGTGCTGTACCAAATCTGTCGACACAGGcaccgcccccggcccccggcgcCCGATTCCCCCGCAAACGAATCAGCAGCAAGTCCCTGAAAGTTGGGATGATCCCTGCTTCCAAAAGGATCTGCCTCATAGAAGAACCCAAAG TGCATGAACCTGTCAGGATTGCTTATGACAGACCCCGGGGCTGCCCtgtcacaaagaaaaaaaag AAACCAAAAGATTTGGAATTTTCCCacaagagactgacccccaggAACGTGGGGTTCCAGATGCTGCAGAAGatgggctggcaggagggccaCGGCCTGGGCACACGGGGCAGAGGCATCAGAGAACCTGTCCAAGTGTATGTAAGGGCAGCTGGAAAAATTTGGGATGCTCCAATTCCACCCTGGCAGGGTTTTTATCCCACAGGATTATCCCCAGGATCTCCCTGTTGCTCCATCAAACACATCAATTACAAGGAAAATTCAGCAATGTTGCAAGTTTAG
- the SUGP2 gene encoding SURP and G-patch domain-containing protein 2 isoform X3 — protein sequence MASRRITRETFEAVVQDKVKRYRMERSDAAGDTIHHFKAHSRPLPRPRYNQSFHDDGRFPHDNSQHEDWSEDPREDYPREDYPGPSYRPASPLLRKENYFHEQFGRPTPREREFGRDYGRPASQNREYGRAAAQTREYGHPAPHNREYGHQNREYGRERDYGGLAPHEQDYGPSDSWEASGPHEPDFSSSDILGDFRSPGLMEEEYGSVENQEYEVEFGAPDSEFRPPLRRGGVGRGRILRGKRLTRGVVKAKVFKGDIKAPLKKWNMKKPQPGLDPKPLDQPLEAAEHPSQRPVPLQQHPNPKLPPRPLAAQRPILRLPKPAHVFRNLNFDLVDKSDIFSTFGIEIIKWAGFHAIKNDAEFSRLFGALFELETETCAKMLASFKCSLRPEHRDYCFFTIKSLQHAALKTPKVDNEFLNMLLDKGAVKTKNCFFEIIKPFDKYIMRLQDRLLKGVTPLLMACNAYELSIKTNGFGNPREMANAFETTVSLCRKSLALLGQTFALASVFRQEKILEAVGLQEMAPAPTLFPNFDDSTLFGREYIENLKAWLEKSGYPIQMKKPEPESTEQLKAPCPDTKAPQRADRKVVDTIEQLVTSIVSGTLSAKDRNAQKNCPEYWFLSDEDSLEYKYYRLRLSEVQRRTVGGEGAAPESLRAMLYARKVASIKRRLFKRKKLGILPPRGTRARKVRRATTGTQTVLSAGTVLKHQDKHLPGSIQAKISVPDSSLSQQSPALDATSASQAATSSEVSVPAEGKADPEDLSPSPELFPPLASQFPDVDAKTMETAEKLAKFVAQVGPEIEQFSIDNSADNPDLWFLQDQNSSAFKFYRMKVYELCPSINFSAEAAEAGESAKAAERTLEMSEEEEEEEEEEEEEEDNEEEAEFEEETSQPLEETEGEEEDVPAGTAPGPRRPIPPQTNQQQVPESWDDPCFQKDLPHRRTQSA from the exons cTCACTCCAGgccgctgccccggccccgctaCAACCAGAGCTTCCACGACGACGGGAGGTTCCCTCACGACAACTCCCAGCACGAGGACTGGAGCGAGGATCCCAGGGAAGATTATCCGAGGGAAGACTATCCTGGCCCTTCCTACAGACCCGCCAGCCCTCTGCTCCGcaaggaaaattatttccacGAACAATTCGGCCGCCCCACGCCCCGGGAGCGGGAATTCGGCCGGGATTATGGGCGTCCCGCTTCCCAAAACCGGGAATACGGGCGTGCAGCTGCCCAAACCAGGGAATATGGGCACCCTGCTCCCCACAACCGGGAGTATGGACACCAAAACCGGGAATATGGGCGGGAGAGGGACTATGGGGGCCTGGCACCTCACGAGCAGGACTACGGCCCCTCGGATTCCTGGGAAGCCAGCGGGCCACACGAACCTGATTTTAGCTCCTCGGATATTTTAGGGGATTTCAGGTCGCCAGGGCTCATGGAAGAGGAATATGGCAGCGTGGAGAACCAGGAATACGAGGTGGAGTTCGGGGCGCCGGACAGCGAATTCCGGCCCCCGCTGCGGAGGGGAGGCGTGGGCAGGGGGAGGATCCTGAGGGGCAAGCGCCTCACCAGGGGGGTGGTGAAGGCAAAAGTGTTCAAAGGAGACATCAAAGCTCCCCTCAAGAAGTGGAACATGAAAAAGCCACAGCCAGGCCTCGATCCCAAACCGCTGGATCAGCCTCTGGAAGCTGCTGAACACCCCAGCCAGAGGCCGGtgcccctccagcagcaccccaacCCCAAGCTGCCCCCACGCCCTCTGGCAGCCCAGAGACCCATCCTGAGGCTGCCGAAGCCTGCCCACGTGTTCAGGAACCTCAATTTTGACCTGGTGGATAAATCTGACATTTTTTCCACCTTCGGCATCGAAATCATCAAGTGGGCCGGGTTCCACGCCATCAAAAACGACGCCGAGTTCTCGCGGCTCTTCGGGGCCCTCTTCGAGCTGGAGACTGAGACCTGTGCCAAAATGTTGGCCTCCTTCAAGTGCTCCCTGAGGCCAGAGCACAGAGATTATTGTTTCTTCACCATCAAGAGTTTACAGCACGCCGCCCTGAAAACCCCCAAGGTGGACAACGAGTTCTTGAACATGCTGCTGGACAAGGGGGCGGTGAAAACCAAGAATTGTTTCTTTGAGATCATCAAACCTTTTGATAAATACATCATGAGGCTCCAGGACCGCCTCCTCAAGGGGGTCACCCCACTGCTGATGGCCTGCAATGCCTATGAGCTGAGCATTAAAACCAATGGGTTTGGCAATCCCAGAGAAATGGCCAATGCTTTCGAGACCACTGTGTCCCTCTGTCGTAaatccctggccctgctggggcagACCTTTGCTCTGGCCTCTGTTTTCAGGCAGGAGAAAATCCTGGAGGCTGTGGGGCTCCAGGAGATGGCTCCAGCACCGACATTATTCCCAAATTTTGATGATTCGACGCTGTTTGGGAGGGAGTACATTGAGAACTTGAAGGCTTGGTTGGAGAAGAGTGGATACCCGATCCAGATGAAAAAACCAGAGCCAGAATCCACGGAGCAGCTCAAAGCACCCTGCCCTGACACCAAAG CCCCACAACGAGCTGACAGGAAAGTTGTGGACACAATCGAGCAGCTGGTGACCAGCATCGTGTCAGGAACTTTGTCTGCCAAAGACAGGAATGCTCAGAAGAACTGTCCCGAATATTG GTTCCTGTCTGACGAGGACAGTCTGGAGTACAAATATTACAGGCTGAGGCTGTCAGAGGTGCAGAGAAGGACCGtgggtggggagggagctgctccGGAGTCCCTCCGGGCCATGCTCTACGCCAGGAAAGTCGCCAGCATTAAAAGGAGGcttttcaagaggaaaaaacttGGAATTCTCCCACCCCGTGGCACCAGGGCGAGGAAGGTGAGGAGAGCAACCACAGGCACCCAGACTGTGCTGTCAGCTGGGACAGTGCTGAAGCACCAAGACAAACATCTTCCAGGTTCAATCCAGGCAAAGATTTCCGTGCCAGattccagcctgtcccagcagagccctgccctCGACGCCACCTCAGCCTCCCAAGCTGCCACCAGCTCCGAGGtttctgtgccagcagagggaaaagcagatCCTGAGGATTTATCACCATCACCAGAGCTTTTCCCACCGTTGGCCTCTCAGTTTCCTGATG TGGATGCCAAAACCATGGAAACTGCAGAGAAACTCGCCAAGTTTGTGGCTCAGGTAGGACCAGAAATCGAGCAGTTCAGCATAGACAACAGTGCAGATAACCCCGACCTCTG GTTTCTCCAGGATCAAAACAGCTCCGCTTTCAAGTTCTACAGAATGAAAGTTTATGAGTTGTGCCCCTCCATCAACTtcagtgctgaggcagctgaggCTGGAGAAAGTGCTAAAGCTGCAGAGAGAACCCTGGAGATgtcagaagaggaagaggaggaggaggaagaagaagaagaggaagaagacaaCGAGGAGGAAGCTGAGTTTGAGGAGGAAACCTCCCAACCTCTGGAAGAAAcggagggggaagaggaggacgTGCCAGCAG GcaccgcccccggcccccggcgcCCGATTCCCCCGCAAACGAATCAGCAGCAAGTCCCTGAAAGTTGGGATGATCCCTGCTTCCAAAAGGATCTGCCTCATAGAAGAACCCAAAG TGCATGA
- the SUGP2 gene encoding SURP and G-patch domain-containing protein 2 isoform X2, with product MASRRITRETFEAVVQDKVKRYRMERSDAAGDTIHHFKAHSRPLPRPRYNQSFHDDGRFPHDNSQHEDWSEDPREDYPREDYPGPSYRPASPLLRKENYFHEQFGRPTPREREFGRDYGRPASQNREYGRAAAQTREYGHPAPHNREYGHQNREYGRERDYGGLAPHEQDYGPSDSWEASGPHEPDFSSSDILGDFRSPGLMEEEYGSVENQEYEVEFGAPDSEFRPPLRRGGVGRGRILRGKRLTRGVVKAKVFKGDIKAPLKKWNMKKPQPGLDPKPLDQPLEAAEHPSQRPVPLQQHPNPKLPPRPLAAQRPILRLPKPAHVFRNLNFDLVDKSDIFSTFGIEIIKWAGFHAIKNDAEFSRLFGALFELETETCAKMLASFKCSLRPEHRDYCFFTIKSLQHAALKTPKVDNEFLNMLLDKGAVKTKNCFFEIIKPFDKYIMRLQDRLLKGVTPLLMACNAYELSIKTNGFGNPREMANAFETTVSLCRKSLALLGQTFALASVFRQEKILEAVGLQEMAPAPTLFPNFDDSTLFGREYIENLKAWLEKSGYPIQMKKPEPESTEQLKAPCPDTKAPQRADRKVVDTIEQLVTSIVSGTLSAKDRNAQKNCPEYWFLSDEDSLEYKYYRLRLSEVQRRTVGGEGAAPESLRAMLYARKVASIKRRLFKRKKLGILPPRGTRARKVRRATTGTQTVLSAGTVLKHQDKHLPGSIQAKISVPDSSLSQQSPALDATSASQAATSSEVSVPAEGKADPEDLSPSPELFPPLASQFPDVDAKTMETAEKLAKFVAQVGPEIEQFSIDNSADNPDLWFLQDQNSSAFKFYRMKVYELCPSINFSAEAAEAGESAKAAERTLEMSEEEEEEEEEEEEEEDNEEEAEFEEETSQPLEETEGEEEDVPAGRSVANLEEELVSRAGEEIAGGEMQLSSPSDGAVPNLSTQAPPPAPGARFPRKRISSKSLKVGMIPASKRICLIEEPKVHEPVRIAYDRPRGCPVTKKKKKPKDLEFSHKRLTPRNVGFQMLQKMGWQEGHGLGTRGRGIREPVQVGATSAGEGLGVAGEENKEDAFDVFRQRMIQMYRQKRASK from the exons cTCACTCCAGgccgctgccccggccccgctaCAACCAGAGCTTCCACGACGACGGGAGGTTCCCTCACGACAACTCCCAGCACGAGGACTGGAGCGAGGATCCCAGGGAAGATTATCCGAGGGAAGACTATCCTGGCCCTTCCTACAGACCCGCCAGCCCTCTGCTCCGcaaggaaaattatttccacGAACAATTCGGCCGCCCCACGCCCCGGGAGCGGGAATTCGGCCGGGATTATGGGCGTCCCGCTTCCCAAAACCGGGAATACGGGCGTGCAGCTGCCCAAACCAGGGAATATGGGCACCCTGCTCCCCACAACCGGGAGTATGGACACCAAAACCGGGAATATGGGCGGGAGAGGGACTATGGGGGCCTGGCACCTCACGAGCAGGACTACGGCCCCTCGGATTCCTGGGAAGCCAGCGGGCCACACGAACCTGATTTTAGCTCCTCGGATATTTTAGGGGATTTCAGGTCGCCAGGGCTCATGGAAGAGGAATATGGCAGCGTGGAGAACCAGGAATACGAGGTGGAGTTCGGGGCGCCGGACAGCGAATTCCGGCCCCCGCTGCGGAGGGGAGGCGTGGGCAGGGGGAGGATCCTGAGGGGCAAGCGCCTCACCAGGGGGGTGGTGAAGGCAAAAGTGTTCAAAGGAGACATCAAAGCTCCCCTCAAGAAGTGGAACATGAAAAAGCCACAGCCAGGCCTCGATCCCAAACCGCTGGATCAGCCTCTGGAAGCTGCTGAACACCCCAGCCAGAGGCCGGtgcccctccagcagcaccccaacCCCAAGCTGCCCCCACGCCCTCTGGCAGCCCAGAGACCCATCCTGAGGCTGCCGAAGCCTGCCCACGTGTTCAGGAACCTCAATTTTGACCTGGTGGATAAATCTGACATTTTTTCCACCTTCGGCATCGAAATCATCAAGTGGGCCGGGTTCCACGCCATCAAAAACGACGCCGAGTTCTCGCGGCTCTTCGGGGCCCTCTTCGAGCTGGAGACTGAGACCTGTGCCAAAATGTTGGCCTCCTTCAAGTGCTCCCTGAGGCCAGAGCACAGAGATTATTGTTTCTTCACCATCAAGAGTTTACAGCACGCCGCCCTGAAAACCCCCAAGGTGGACAACGAGTTCTTGAACATGCTGCTGGACAAGGGGGCGGTGAAAACCAAGAATTGTTTCTTTGAGATCATCAAACCTTTTGATAAATACATCATGAGGCTCCAGGACCGCCTCCTCAAGGGGGTCACCCCACTGCTGATGGCCTGCAATGCCTATGAGCTGAGCATTAAAACCAATGGGTTTGGCAATCCCAGAGAAATGGCCAATGCTTTCGAGACCACTGTGTCCCTCTGTCGTAaatccctggccctgctggggcagACCTTTGCTCTGGCCTCTGTTTTCAGGCAGGAGAAAATCCTGGAGGCTGTGGGGCTCCAGGAGATGGCTCCAGCACCGACATTATTCCCAAATTTTGATGATTCGACGCTGTTTGGGAGGGAGTACATTGAGAACTTGAAGGCTTGGTTGGAGAAGAGTGGATACCCGATCCAGATGAAAAAACCAGAGCCAGAATCCACGGAGCAGCTCAAAGCACCCTGCCCTGACACCAAAG CCCCACAACGAGCTGACAGGAAAGTTGTGGACACAATCGAGCAGCTGGTGACCAGCATCGTGTCAGGAACTTTGTCTGCCAAAGACAGGAATGCTCAGAAGAACTGTCCCGAATATTG GTTCCTGTCTGACGAGGACAGTCTGGAGTACAAATATTACAGGCTGAGGCTGTCAGAGGTGCAGAGAAGGACCGtgggtggggagggagctgctccGGAGTCCCTCCGGGCCATGCTCTACGCCAGGAAAGTCGCCAGCATTAAAAGGAGGcttttcaagaggaaaaaacttGGAATTCTCCCACCCCGTGGCACCAGGGCGAGGAAGGTGAGGAGAGCAACCACAGGCACCCAGACTGTGCTGTCAGCTGGGACAGTGCTGAAGCACCAAGACAAACATCTTCCAGGTTCAATCCAGGCAAAGATTTCCGTGCCAGattccagcctgtcccagcagagccctgccctCGACGCCACCTCAGCCTCCCAAGCTGCCACCAGCTCCGAGGtttctgtgccagcagagggaaaagcagatCCTGAGGATTTATCACCATCACCAGAGCTTTTCCCACCGTTGGCCTCTCAGTTTCCTGATG TGGATGCCAAAACCATGGAAACTGCAGAGAAACTCGCCAAGTTTGTGGCTCAGGTAGGACCAGAAATCGAGCAGTTCAGCATAGACAACAGTGCAGATAACCCCGACCTCTG GTTTCTCCAGGATCAAAACAGCTCCGCTTTCAAGTTCTACAGAATGAAAGTTTATGAGTTGTGCCCCTCCATCAACTtcagtgctgaggcagctgaggCTGGAGAAAGTGCTAAAGCTGCAGAGAGAACCCTGGAGATgtcagaagaggaagaggaggaggaggaagaagaagaagaggaagaagacaaCGAGGAGGAAGCTGAGTTTGAGGAGGAAACCTCCCAACCTCTGGAAGAAAcggagggggaagaggaggacgTGCCAGCAGGTAGAAGTGTGGCAAACCTAGAGGAAGAGCTGGTttccagagcaggagaggaaattGCAGGAGGTGAaatgcagctttccagcccctctgatGGTGCTGTACCAAATCTGTCGACACAGGcaccgcccccggcccccggcgcCCGATTCCCCCGCAAACGAATCAGCAGCAAGTCCCTGAAAGTTGGGATGATCCCTGCTTCCAAAAGGATCTGCCTCATAGAAGAACCCAAAG TGCATGAACCTGTCAGGATTGCTTATGACAGACCCCGGGGCTGCCCtgtcacaaagaaaaaaaag AAACCAAAAGATTTGGAATTTTCCCacaagagactgacccccaggAACGTGGGGTTCCAGATGCTGCAGAAGatgggctggcaggagggccaCGGCCTGGGCACACGGGGCAGAGGCATCAGAGAACCTGTCCAAGT GGGTGCAACCTCTGCAGGGGAGGGCTTGGGTGTTGCAGGGGAAGAGAATAAAGAAGATGCATTTGATGTTTTCCGTCAGAGAATGATACAAATGTACAGACAGAAAAGAGCAAGTAAATAG